The Entelurus aequoreus isolate RoL-2023_Sb linkage group LG03, RoL_Eaeq_v1.1, whole genome shotgun sequence genome contains the following window.
ttttcactctaaattgtctatgactggtcctcaaacctgcaggggcagacagtccgatgtgatccaaaatcacaagtgtccacagttcttcccgcatcctccaatcatttgtggcagctttggggtactttgaagactgccagcaacttccaatttgtcgacaaaccagagcaacgcttactccaatcagcacatgtcctgttgtcataattccgaataagtagatatcttcacgtcctcgacagaaaagggtcgccaggcacgcggcactccttcttctcccaagagtccgtcgggtgtccagcaacaaccgctccgtcacgacaagcaggttcccctaaacccaagatcttgtcaattttgttgaggccacttaaatagttccaatgtttagatttggagagcagtgcaaaaagaggcaacaaaaaagttaagacaagacaaagaagcaagcaggagagataagggagagggaaggggagcgtccaccctcgatgagtgccagagagaagagcaacaaacaacaacaacaacaaactgacgTCCTGGTGATTCTGTTTTCACGACAACAACAAACTGAGGTCATGGTGATACTGTTTTCACGACAACAACAAACTGACGTCATAGTGATACTGTTTTCACGACAACAACAAACTGACGTCATGGTGATACTGTTTTCTTGACAACAACAAACTGACGTCCTGGTGATTCTGTTTTCTTGACAACAACAAACTGAGGTCCTGGTGATTCTGTTTTCACGACAACAACAAACTGAAGTCCTGGTGATACTGTTTTcacgacaacaacatgctgacGTCCTGGTGATTCTGTTTTATTGACAACAACAAACAGGTCCTTGACAACAACAAACTGAGGTCCTGGTGATTCTGTTTTCACGACAACAACAAACTGAAGTCCTGGTGATACTGTTTTCACGACAACAACAAGCTGACGTCCTGGTGATTCTGTTTTCTTGACAACAACAAACAGGTCCTTGACAACAACAAACTGAGGTCCTGGTGATTCTGTTTTCACGACAACAACAAACTGACGTCATGGTGATACTGTTTTCACGACAACAACAAACAGACGTACTGACGATTCTGTTTTCTTGACAACAACAAACTGACGTCTTGGTGATTCTGTTTTCTTGACAACAACAAACTGATGTCCTGGTGATTCTGTTTTCCTGACAACAACAAACTGATGTCCTGGCGATTCTGTTTTCACAACAACAAACTGAAGTCATGGTGATCACGACAACAACAAACTGACGTCCTGGTGATTCTGTTTTCACGACAACAACAAACTGACGTCTTGGTGATTCTGTTTTCATGACAACAACAAACTGACGTCCTGGCAATTCTGTTTTCACGACACAACAAACTGACGTCCTGGCGATTCTGTTTTCACGACAACAACAAACTGACGTCCTGGTGATTCTGTTTTCACGACAACAACAAACTGACGTCCTGCTGATTCTgttttcacaacaacaacaaactgacgTCCTGGTGATTCTGTTTTCACGACAACAACAAACTGACGTCATGGTGACACTTTTTTCACGACAACAACAAACTGACGTCATGGTGATACTGTTTTCACGACAACAACAAACTGACGTCATGGTGATTCTGTTTCCTTGACAACAACAAACTGACGTCATGGTGATACTGTTTTCACGACAACAACAAACTGACGTCCTGGTGATTCTGTTTTCTTGACAACAACAAACTGACGTCCTGGTGATTCTGTTTTCACGACAACAACAAACTGACGTCATGGTGATACTGTTTTCACGACAACAACAAACTGACGTCATGGTGATACTGTTTTCTTGACAACAACAAACTGACGTCATGGTGATACTGTTTTCTTGACAACAACAAACTGACGTCATGGTGATACTGTTTTCTTGACAACAACAAACTGACGTCATGGTGATACTGTTTTCTTGACAACAACAAACTGACGTCACAGTGATTATGTTTTCTTGACAACAACAAACTGACATTCTGGTGATTCTGTTTTCTTGACAACAACCAACTGACGCCCTGGTGATTCTGTTTTCTTGACAACATCAAACTGACGCCCTGGTGATTCTGTTTTCTTGACAACATCAAACTGACGTCCTGGTGATTCTGTTTTCTTGACAACATCAAACTGACGTCCTGGTGAATCTGCTTTCTTGACAACAAAAAACTGACGCCCAAACACGATCACAGGAACTAACCGTATATAATCAGTCTTTGTGTACAGTAAACGTAAGTTATAAAATAAAGATCACTTTTATCACACCAACATTGCAATCTCTGCTCTACTTTTTCAGATAGGACAAGAAAATGCGCTACATTCTTTATGCTAATGTTCACATTTTGTCTCTTTTAAGGTATACTGATTTTATTAGTATCTTGTTATTACATTAGCATGTCATCATTCTAGACTGGTACCTCGCTAGGGATTATCTGTGGCCCCAtgttaaggggggggggggcagaaaaGAGAAGTGGCAGGTCAACGGGCCAATCGGGAGAGGGTATGTTGAGTCACATGTTCTATCCACCAATGGCAGTCGTCGTTACTGATCCTTTTCGGTATGCAGATAATTTtgtctcataatgttgacaatttTATATCATAATTTCTTGTTCATCTcataaattcaaatttttttaatctcataatgggTTTGTTTTTTTCAGGGGCAGAAGCAAAGGTCCACTTAAGAGACTTAAAATAGCAGCTAAAAAAGATTTGTTTTACTGAtaaaatattttgtttacattgtcctaaatgtgggttattttttaaaattggaaCAGTTTAAAACGATTTATcacaattattttcttttttacacaTTATAACCACACTTTTATTGGTATTAAAAATGATTAAATTTACGTATTTAgtcaaaaatatcaaaaaatgTTTATGGTTAAAAATTTGTACATGATGTTCTCGCGAATCACGGAAGTGCAACGGGCCAATCGGGAGAGGGTATGTTGATTCACATGTTCCATCCACCAATGGCAGTCGTCGGTACTGATCCTCTTCGGTATGCAGATGGTGAGCGCTGCTGTTTGGATTAAATAGTGTTACTGGTAGTATTGGAAGGCACTAAGTGGATTAAAACACGCGTGGAAGGGAAAGTGCGCGGCGGGCTTTTCATGGGAGGAAACAGCCCGAGTCATCTCCACCATGGAGAGGGTGGAGGCGTCACGTTGGTGGAGGGCATTCGGGTGAgtgctttttttaatttgcaaGTGAGAAACTCATCTTTTAAGTCAACACTGTGCGTGTTAcaattaaatgactcccgctaATTAATAAATCAATTTAAATTATCACTAAATTTACTTTTTGTTTGGTTTGTTTGAATAACCCGCAGGCCCACGGAGGTTAGGGTTCAAGCTAATTATAGAGCAGGTTTGTCACACCAAGTGTGGACATTCTCTAGAAATGCAACacattttgggtgtttttttaattgtaaacaacATAATCCATGCATGGACTAATTTGTATATGATACAGGATTATTTTAGTATTATTCTAATCTAGAGGAATGTgtccattaaaaaaatgcaattataTCTTGACTGTATTAGTGTTTACTACCAGCAGATTTTCACTGTTGACTTCATATGTAttgttttaacaaaaacaaaacttaaaCACCATTTTAAtcatttacaccaggggtgtccaaagtgctcaAGTTAGAatagaagaatagaatagaatggactttatatcattatatttgcatataacgagattaaggactccaatttaaggtgcggtagtgggaacaaatatggggtaaaaataaatgtaattacacaacaggtaataaagaaaaaactaacaattgaaataaacagactactatccaataaaaataataagcaatcctgtacaatatacaaaacactatagaaatacaaaatactgtacaatatacagaacaagacaagagtaccggagtaataaataacaatcagtgtcggacgtattgcactcgaagggtaatattgcacagtagggtattagggtaggatattgtataggggtgaattattattataagttagagttcaagatggtgacagctctgggaaagaagctgtctctgagtctgtttgttctggctctgatgcacctatagcgcctgcccgatggtagcaggtcgaacaggtggaagccagggtgtgtgctgtccttggtgatgctttttgctctgttgaggcagcgggagttgtgtaaatccttcagggaggggagggggcagccgatgattttttgtgcagactttatgaccctctgaatcgcctgtttgtctgcttcagtgcagctggcgtaccactCTGTTgtgcagtacgtcagcaggctctcgacagccgagcggtagaaggtcaccatcagctgcctctccagtctgttcttcctcagTTCCTAAATTCAGTTGGCAAAGAAAAGCAAACCATGAAAAtgcagggggaaaaaaagcaaaaaaaaattaccgcattttccggaccataggatgcaccgaattataaggcgcactgcagacgagaggtctattttttaaaaatcttttttcatatataaggcgcaccggattatagggcgcactgccggtgaatgggctatttttgatatttttccatatataaggcgcaccggattatagggcgcattaaaggagtcatatttttattttatttttctaaatgtaaaagacttccttgtggtctacataacatgtaatggtggttctttggtcaaaatgttgcatagatgatgttttacagatcatcttcaagccgctttatgacagtcgcttccggatgcgctgttttgtgggcgggtcttatttacgtggctcaccttcagcagcgtcttctccccgtcatctttgttgtagcggtgtagcgtgcaaggacgggagtggaagacgtgtcaaaagatggcgctaactgttttaatgacattcagacttgacttcaatcaataacggagcagcatctcctcatccggaaacaacaacaccagaaatgtgtcccgtgaaaatccgtccaaccggaactctctaaagtTTCTTGGGTAAATAAGGCAAAaaatcactacaccggtatgttttagcgctttcatggggagtttactgacagatataagtaagaactttacactactttatattagaaatggcaacagcggaggatgaatgtcacataacaagaaaaaagagaaaaagaagaagcttatcgactacggtatagactacggtgtcgtcacagactacaaacgcggatgcgcacaatttttcaggatttatgcagatcccaaatacaggtcagcaggtaccaaaaggtaagaaagttgcttttgcataatattgcgaaacaaaacgccagaaaatatgtcttaccttatacacacaccataataatactcctagtagtgagtttacattattcacccaaggaactttagttattgaagtaaagtctgaatgtcattaaaacagttagcgccatcttttgacacttcttccacccccgtccttgcacgccacaccgctacaacaaagatgacggggagaagacgctgccgaaggtgagccacgtaaataagaccgccctcaaaacggcgcatcctgaagcgactgtcagaaagcggcttgaagatgatctgtaaaacatcatctatgcaacattttgaccaaagaaccaccattacatgttatgtagaccactaggaagtcttttacatttagaaaaaaaaataataatatgactcctttaatgcgccctataatccggtgcgccttatatatgataaAAAAGATTAGAAATAgatcattcatcggcagtgcgccttataatccggtgtgccctatggtcaggaaaatacggtattattaaATACCGTAATTgttaaatatgaccatatcacaccaactctcaaatcccttcactggcttcctgttccactcaggattgaattcaaattctccctactaacccaccagtgcctccatggaaatgccccccctctacctcaaagaactactcacccccaaatcctccacacgacacctccgctccggacaggataacctcctccaacctccgtggacaaagctacgaacaatgggagaccgggctttctgctccgccgctcccagtctgtggaacgctctccctgaccacctgagggcaccacagactgtggatgcttttaaaaaaggcttaaaaaccctttttttttttttttttaaaaagccggtttttttagatatatgcatactagttttagctatttggctgttgtagtttttattttttttatttttttaaatctttttatttatttatttttttaatacactgtagcactttgaggttgtttactcaatgtaaagtgctttttacaaataaaatatattattattgttattaattcaATGtcttacatatacaatataataataaaaaaatataatagaaTTGTAGCCCTCCAATCTTAATCAAATGGTGAGGTGACCAAAGATGACCACCTCTAATTCTACCCTTTTAAAAATGGCATTTTTCAGTATTTCGATTAAAATTCCATTCTCTGAGACAACTTGTGCAATGTTTCTTATTGTGAAGTATTTTTGTTATCAGAAATCTGCATCATCGCGAGTGTGAAGTTGTAAGATCCATTTTCCACACCCATCAAAAATGCCAATAATGCTAAGATGAGTCAACTTATAaccgtatttgtgttgttgacttcgcttgatgataatgatgatggtgTCTCATGTCGTCAGCTGTCAGCCAGAGTCATCAAACGGATGAGACAAAACATCGCCAGCCCCCCGTCACCAAGTCCGCTGTCTTCTGGCCCACCTCACGGAGACGCAGTCGCTCCTGTGACCGCCCCCTCAGCGGAGCACCTGCTCCCTCTTCGGACCCCTCCTGAACCGAGCCCCGCCACACCTCCTCAGGGCCCATCACCTTCTTCGCCGCCATCGGTCGTCACCTTTTACGCTCCGCCCCCTGCAGAGTCTTTAGCTCCACCCGCTGCAGAGGCTGGTGCTCCACCCCCTGCAGAGCCTGGAGCGCCACCTTCAGATCCACCACCTCCCATTGAGCAGGAGACGTTGACACCGCCATCAGACGCTCACAATCAGAGAGCCGCGGCGCCAACGCAGATTCCTGCACAGgtgactcctcctcctcctgcaaaggtgactcctcctcctcctccagatGTTCACCCACCGCCGCCAGCTGCTTCCCCCGCGCCCTGTTATCCCGCCACGGAGCTAGCTGTGGTACCCACCGACGGACCTCCTGAAGGCTTGGCCTCAGCGCCTGCGGAGGAACCCGCCGCCGCCCTTCTTCTGCCCCCTGATGTGGAGGAGGAAGTAGCCGCCTTTGTCCCCACGGCGCCACCTGCCGCAGGTTAGCCTCCCCTTCCTGTTGAAAACCCCACCTTCTGTTAATCGTTTCCTGTTTGCGTGTGTTCCCCAAACAGTCTCTCAGGTTGGTGCTAAGGAGTTTGAGGCGGAGTTGAGGCAGAAAATCAGAGAGGAGATGCAAAGGAGCCTTCAGGAGGAGATGGAGGGGAGGAGGAAGGAGCTGCAGCTACAGTAAGAACACAGCATCATCTTCAACAAACTCTTACGTGCTTATATCTACTCATAGGAGGATCATAACAATAGTAACAGTTTCATATTGCAGTTATCAGGCCCAAAATGGTCacggttagagatgtccgataatggcttttttgccgatattgtccaactcttaattactgattccgatatcaaccgataccggtatatacagtcgtggaattaacacattattatgcctaattttgttgtgatgccccgctggatgcattaaacaatgtaacaaggttttccaaaataaatcaactcaagttatgggaaaaaaatgccaacatggcactgccatatttattattgaagtcacaaagtgcattatttttttttaacatacctcaaaacagcagcttggaatttgggacgtgaggaggttgaggtgggcggggttgtgggggcGGGGTCGAGGTTTGGGGGGGGttaagcgggggtgtatattgtagcgtcccggaagagttagtgctgcaaggggttctgggtatttgttctgttgtgtttatgttgtgttacggtgcggatgttctcccgaaatgtgtttgtcattcttgtttggtgtgggttcacagtgtggcgcatatttgtaacagtgttaaagttgtttataccgccgccctcagtgtgacctgtatggctgttgaccaagtatgaattgcattcacttgtgtgtgtgaaaagccgtagatattatgtgactgggccggcacgcaaaggcagtgcctttaaggtttattggcgctctgtacctctccctacgtccgtgtacacagcggcgttttaaaaagtcacaaattttactttttgaaaccgataccgacaattttgaaaccgataccgatattttccgatgttacattttaaagcatttatcggccgataatttcggcagtccgatattatgggacatccctagtcacggtTATTATTGCTGTGGTGTTAAATGTACTCAATAAGTACTTATACACGCatacagtgttggcgttaacgtactttttgtgtctttttacgcattgaaatcagaaaggacgcacaaTTCC
Protein-coding sequences here:
- the LOC133645832 gene encoding MICOS complex subunit mic25-b-like, which translates into the protein MGGNSPSHLHHGEGGGVTLVEGIRLSARVIKRMRQNIASPPSPSPLSSGPPHGDAVAPVTAPSAEHLLPLRTPPEPSPATPPQGPSPSSPPSVVTFYAPPPAESLAPPAAEAGAPPPAEPGAPPSDPPPPIEQETLTPPSDAHNQRAAAPTQIPAQVTPPPPAKVTPPPPPDVHPPPPAASPAPCYPATELAVVPTDGPPEGLASAPAEEPAAALLLPPDVEEEVAAFVPTAPPAAVSQVGAKEFEAELRQKIREEMQRSLQEEMEGRRKELQLQLEAMKAEVHAAARAQAEAQVEERVREADKAAYEASLSDAIAKERLRTEDDRRVMQLYAHQLEEKEEALKRRNALHKEHIVQLESKCAEFFKASSESFQKGKEETHRRFARFNIQPVCGDLQSQILKCYQEQPGKTLTCSKIASAYMQCVEQAQKSQVISGG